The following are from one region of the Paenibacillus bovis genome:
- a CDS encoding phosphatidate cytidylyltransferase codes for MSGSLFTLILVFTALFILQMVYLAVVRLQPDRDYKVIGTRIKTWWGMFFIFCLATLFNPIVSLLSLMALTFFALKEYFSMIRTRKADRRLFLWAYLAIPLQFYWIYIGWYGMFIVFIPIYVFLLLPLPRLINKGTGGFLRSVSSTQWGLMLMVFGLSHLAYFPFAAPAYGGGLVLFLVLLTQLNDVIHYLASMYIGKKKIVPTANPHITWEGFICAFIATTAFSYLVHPYLTPFGSQFALIIGMLVSLAGFFGSLTISVLKRDLLIGDSDRAEALKESYLSRVDSLTYTAPVFFHVIRYVYDFM; via the coding sequence GTGAGCGGTTCGTTATTTACGTTAATACTGGTTTTTACAGCTTTATTTATTCTACAAATGGTCTACCTGGCTGTTGTCAGGCTCCAGCCGGATAGAGACTACAAAGTTATCGGTACCCGGATCAAAACGTGGTGGGGCATGTTCTTTATTTTCTGCCTGGCGACGCTATTCAATCCGATTGTCTCGCTGCTATCGCTGATGGCACTGACCTTTTTTGCACTCAAGGAATACTTTTCCATGATTCGTACACGCAAAGCCGACCGACGGCTGTTCCTGTGGGCGTATCTGGCGATTCCGCTGCAATTTTACTGGATTTACATCGGCTGGTACGGGATGTTTATCGTTTTTATCCCGATCTATGTCTTCCTGCTGCTGCCGCTGCCGCGCTTGATCAACAAAGGCACCGGCGGGTTTCTGCGTAGTGTCAGCTCGACTCAGTGGGGACTGATGCTAATGGTATTCGGACTTAGCCATCTCGCTTATTTTCCATTTGCTGCACCGGCATATGGCGGCGGACTGGTTTTATTCCTCGTCCTGCTCACCCAGCTGAATGATGTGATTCATTACCTGGCTTCCATGTACATAGGAAAAAAGAAAATCGTACCGACCGCCAACCCGCATATTACATGGGAAGGATTTATCTGTGCGTTTATCGCGACGACAGCCTTTTCCTATCTGGTGCATCCTTATCTGACACCGTTTGGTTCGCAGTTTGCCCTGATCATCGGGATGCTGGTCAGTCTGGCCGGTTTTTTCGGCAGTCTGACGATCTCTGTACTGAAGCGGGATCTGCTGATCGGCGACAGCGACCGGGCCGAAGCGCTCAAAGAAAGTTATCTGAGCCGGGTCGACAGCCTGACTTATACAGCACCTGTCTTTTTTCATGTAATCCGTTATGTATATGATTTTATGTAA
- a CDS encoding LysM peptidoglycan-binding domain-containing protein: MKTTIQKVMLSTALAASLGAVAVVAPIGGSHAFAASDTKSSHEKNKDRAENIANNAAFLAAQAEQFNALFGTPEEVTTTQPENNATPSADATKQDILVVVPQGASLTEIAAQYGVTVDELVAANNLLPAGYQLTVPQK; this comes from the coding sequence ATGAAAACCACTATTCAAAAAGTAATGTTGTCCACTGCTTTAGCCGCCAGCCTGGGAGCTGTTGCTGTTGTCGCTCCAATCGGAGGCAGTCATGCCTTTGCAGCATCCGACACCAAATCCAGTCACGAGAAAAATAAAGATCGTGCAGAGAATATTGCCAACAATGCTGCTTTCCTTGCTGCTCAAGCAGAACAGTTCAACGCATTGTTCGGCACTCCAGAAGAAGTAACAACTACCCAACCGGAAAATAATGCTACACCTTCTGCAGATGCTACCAAACAGGATATTCTTGTTGTTGTTCCACAAGGTGCCAGCCTGACTGAAATCGCTGCTCAATACGGTGTGACTGTAGACGAACTGGTTGCTGCCAACAACCTGCTGCCTGCCGGCTACCAACTGACTGTTCCACAAAAATAA
- a CDS encoding LysE family translocator — protein sequence MDLLSVLSFLGTAVLLTLLPGPDNMFVLAQSIAHGRKAGIATTLGLCTGLLVHITAATLGISAIIYQSALAFNIVKYAGAAYLLYLAWKSFRARDEELLVDSGQLPALHFGTLYRRGIVMSSLNPKVSLFFLALLPPFVNQQAGYVPLQMLVLGFIFLIQALILFSIVSVCAGRVRGWLIRRPRISRKINTMQGVIFTLIGLKVAFSSR from the coding sequence ATGGATCTATTATCGGTACTGTCCTTTCTCGGCACAGCGGTGCTGCTGACCTTGCTGCCGGGACCGGACAATATGTTTGTGCTGGCTCAGAGTATCGCCCACGGGAGAAAAGCCGGGATAGCGACTACCCTCGGTCTTTGCACCGGACTGCTCGTACATATTACGGCTGCTACACTCGGTATATCGGCGATTATTTACCAATCGGCACTGGCGTTTAATATCGTCAAATATGCAGGCGCCGCCTACCTGCTGTATCTCGCCTGGAAATCGTTCCGGGCACGGGATGAGGAATTGCTCGTTGATAGCGGTCAGCTGCCTGCTCTTCATTTTGGAACCCTATACCGCCGCGGCATTGTGATGAGTTCCCTGAATCCCAAAGTATCGCTGTTTTTCCTCGCGCTGCTGCCGCCGTTTGTCAATCAGCAGGCAGGCTATGTTCCGCTGCAGATGCTGGTGCTGGGCTTTATTTTCCTGATTCAGGCACTGATCCTGTTCAGTATCGTCAGTGTATGCGCAGGACGGGTACGCGGCTGGCTGATCCGAAGACCTCGCATCTCCCGCAAAATCAATACGATGCAGGGTGTCATCTTTACACTAATTGGACTGAAAGTGGCATTCAGCAGCCGTTAA
- a CDS encoding CdaR family transcriptional regulator has protein sequence MYRLSQKQAQDIVDKMMLDIPYNINIMNEQGVIIGSGSTQRIGTIHPGAVEALATGQRVEVWQDGRLEQKGTNEPIVIDQQYIGVIGITGEPDEVRPFCNLVRTTVSLLIEQRSRLESLAHEASRKKAFLDTLLEYHGSSYPQKLRREASVYQLDLLLQTAVLYIHGLQLNEHTGKLLLLFPSFRIHEKEGSFLVMVQNQEELLPIMQRFLQDQPEAFIAAGRLENSIAHSYAQARDTMQILLALRPPSRIACYEEVQFLVQFSQAPLSPLSNAAARLEDTADLLETLRSFIYHNGSIHDTAHALNIHRNTLQYRLKRIHTLTGKDPRHLLELIELTHGLLSLHF, from the coding sequence ATGTATAGACTCTCGCAAAAACAGGCACAGGATATCGTCGACAAAATGATGCTCGATATCCCTTACAACATCAATATCATGAATGAACAGGGCGTTATTATCGGCAGCGGCAGTACGCAGCGGATCGGCACGATTCATCCCGGTGCGGTAGAAGCGCTCGCTACCGGACAGCGGGTCGAGGTCTGGCAGGACGGTCGCCTGGAGCAAAAAGGTACCAATGAGCCGATTGTGATCGACCAGCAGTATATCGGCGTGATCGGGATTACCGGTGAACCGGATGAAGTAAGGCCTTTTTGTAATCTGGTGCGCACGACCGTATCGCTGTTGATCGAGCAGCGCAGCCGCCTGGAGAGCCTGGCTCATGAAGCCAGCCGCAAAAAAGCTTTTCTGGATACGCTGCTGGAGTACCATGGTTCCTCCTATCCGCAAAAGCTGCGCCGGGAAGCATCGGTATACCAGCTCGATCTACTGCTGCAGACAGCTGTCCTGTATATCCACGGTCTGCAGCTGAATGAACATACCGGCAAATTGCTGCTGCTGTTTCCTTCTTTTCGGATCCATGAAAAAGAAGGCTCCTTTCTCGTCATGGTGCAGAATCAAGAAGAGCTGCTGCCTATTATGCAACGGTTTTTGCAGGATCAGCCGGAGGCTTTTATCGCAGCGGGACGGCTGGAGAATAGTATCGCCCACAGCTATGCACAAGCCCGCGATACGATGCAGATTCTGCTGGCTCTACGTCCACCGTCGCGAATCGCCTGTTATGAAGAAGTGCAATTTCTCGTGCAGTTTAGCCAGGCACCTCTCTCGCCGCTGTCCAATGCAGCTGCCCGGCTGGAAGATACCGCCGATCTGCTGGAGACGCTGCGCAGCTTTATTTACCATAACGGCAGTATCCACGATACGGCTCATGCCCTGAATATTCACCGCAATACCTTGCAGTACCGGCTAAAGCGGATCCATACCCTCACAGGCAAAGACCCGCGTCATCTGCTGGAACTGATCGAGCTGACTCACGGACTACTGTCTCTGCATTTCTGA
- a CDS encoding glycerate kinase: MREQTFVLAPDSFKESMTAKEVCVAMEKGLRRVYPAARYIHVPMADGGEGTVQSLVDASGGQMRQLEVTGPLGLPILAQYGILGDGMTAAIEMASASGIQRVRREERNPLLTTTYGTGELIRACLDQGIRRLIIGIGGSATNDGGAGMAQALGARLLDQQGHELPRGGGALSRLAQIDTAQLDARLQQVEIIVACDVTNPLCGEQGASAVFGPQKGATPDMVQELDAALGHYADVIQSQMSKDVRHIPGAGAAGGLGAGLLTFTRAVLRPGIEIVIEYAGLRDKLAAADIVFTGEGGMDFQTKFGKTPHGVAAAAKAAGKPVIAVTGYMGEGIETLYDEGIDAIFGIVPRAAALEELLEQGPYNVERTMENIARLLRLRD; encoded by the coding sequence ATGAGAGAGCAAACATTTGTACTGGCACCGGATTCATTCAAGGAAAGTATGACCGCCAAGGAAGTCTGCGTAGCCATGGAAAAAGGACTGCGCCGCGTCTATCCGGCAGCCCGGTATATTCATGTACCGATGGCAGACGGCGGCGAAGGTACGGTGCAATCGCTGGTCGATGCTTCTGGCGGACAGATGCGACAGCTGGAAGTGACCGGTCCGCTTGGGCTACCGATCTTGGCGCAGTACGGTATTCTCGGTGATGGCATGACCGCAGCGATCGAGATGGCCTCGGCAAGCGGCATCCAACGGGTACGCAGGGAAGAACGCAATCCGCTGCTGACTACGACCTATGGTACCGGCGAGCTGATCCGGGCCTGTCTGGATCAGGGGATTCGCAGACTGATTATCGGAATCGGCGGCAGCGCCACCAATGATGGAGGAGCAGGCATGGCACAAGCACTGGGTGCCCGGCTGCTGGATCAACAGGGACACGAGCTGCCGCGGGGCGGTGGTGCACTGAGTCGTCTGGCACAAATCGATACTGCACAGCTGGATGCAAGGCTGCAGCAGGTAGAGATCATCGTCGCCTGCGATGTAACCAATCCGCTGTGCGGTGAGCAGGGGGCTTCAGCGGTATTTGGACCGCAAAAAGGAGCTACGCCGGACATGGTACAGGAGCTGGATGCCGCACTGGGTCACTATGCAGATGTCATTCAATCCCAGATGTCCAAGGATGTACGTCATATTCCCGGTGCGGGCGCAGCCGGTGGTCTGGGAGCAGGTTTGTTGACATTTACCCGTGCGGTACTGCGTCCCGGCATCGAGATTGTGATCGAATATGCGGGACTGCGAGATAAACTGGCAGCCGCCGATATCGTATTTACCGGAGAGGGCGGCATGGACTTCCAGACCAAATTTGGCAAAACTCCGCACGGCGTCGCTGCTGCCGCCAAGGCAGCAGGCAAACCCGTGATTGCCGTAACCGGCTATATGGGCGAGGGAATCGAGACGCTGTACGATGAAGGGATCGATGCGATTTTTGGTATTGTACCGCGTGCAGCGGCACTTGAGGAATTGCTGGAGCAAGGGCCTTACAATGTAGAGCGCACGATGGAGAACATCGCCAGACTGCTGCGGCTGCGGGATTAG